One Micromonospora sp. WMMD1120 genomic region harbors:
- a CDS encoding DUF4442 domain-containing protein, with the protein MTIDSRQVAAGMLDAVPFARTLGLEFVEVAPEAEGGVRAVVRLPDSPATHNHVGGPHAGAMFSLGETASGAVVLAAFGQLLDRAVPLAVRAEIAYRKLAMGPVLATARLGRPAREVVDELEAGARPEFPVHVEIATEAGKPTSAMTVIWTLRPN; encoded by the coding sequence ATGACCATCGACTCCCGCCAGGTGGCGGCCGGCATGCTGGACGCGGTGCCGTTCGCCCGTACGCTCGGCCTCGAATTCGTCGAGGTGGCACCGGAGGCGGAGGGCGGCGTACGGGCGGTGGTCCGGCTGCCCGACTCACCGGCCACGCACAACCACGTCGGCGGCCCGCACGCCGGCGCCATGTTCTCCCTCGGCGAGACCGCGTCCGGGGCTGTCGTCCTGGCCGCCTTCGGGCAGCTGCTCGACCGGGCCGTGCCGTTGGCCGTCCGGGCCGAGATCGCCTACCGCAAGCTCGCCATGGGTCCGGTGCTGGCCACCGCCCGGCTCGGCCGGCCGGCGCGCGAGGTGGTCGACGAGTTGGAGGCCGGTGCGCGCCCCGAGTTCCCCGTCCACGTCGAGATCGCCACCGAGGCCGGTAAGCCCACCTCGGCAATGACGGTGATCTGGACCCTGCGGCCGAACTGA
- a CDS encoding bifunctional glycosyltransferase family 2 protein/CDP-glycerol:glycerophosphate glycerophosphotransferase — protein MTLISFVVPAYRVQGYLRECLDSVLGQPESDIEVIAVDDCSPDASGDIIDEYAARDRRVRPVRLPENVGLGPARNTGLDRAVGEYVWFLDGDDWLAPECLTEVAERLRATRPDVLLVDHVRTHWNDTATRSAMAEVFPESPGADTFRLRDRPEAMRLLHTAWNRLVRREFLVDLGLRFAPGWYEDVSFSYPVLMAARRIGVLDRVCVNYRQRRAGAITRTRGDRHFEVFAQWHRVFDLMDAWRPATDALRPAVFERMIWHYLTVLGNGQRIAPELRPAFFAQITADYERWLPAGGYPVPGGVEGIKHRLVAAGRWRTFSALRAAGRARDVARRQARAARRAVGPVARRGARLTREGLLREYYRTELRRPIDPTLAAYAAYWYRGYSCNPAAIYEAARRLAPGLRGVWIVRRDRVDTVPPGVEYVVAGTPAYYRTLARARWLVNNVNFPDFVRKRAGQVHLQTHHGTPVKVMGLDQQRYPVGAGRMDFAGLLRRVDRWDYSVSANSFSTQMWDRAYPATYTTLEVGYPRNDRLVTAGPDEVRRLRAEFGLDPDEQVVLYAPTHREHLPGYRPPFDPDQFVRALGESGRLLMRSHYFHDRERRPGRPGDWQRVRDVSGHQRVEDLYLVADVLVTDYSSAMFDYAVLDRPIVLYTPDWEAYRLARGVYFDVTAEPPGAVASTFADLLDLFRADAVRSDAATKAREHFRARFCTLDDGHAAERVVRRVFLGEPGERSGRC, from the coding sequence ATGACCCTGATCAGCTTCGTGGTGCCGGCCTACCGGGTGCAGGGCTACCTGCGGGAGTGCCTGGACTCGGTGCTCGGTCAGCCGGAGTCCGACATCGAGGTGATCGCCGTCGACGACTGCTCGCCGGACGCCAGCGGCGACATAATCGACGAGTACGCGGCCCGCGACCGGCGGGTCCGGCCGGTCCGGCTGCCGGAGAACGTCGGCCTCGGTCCAGCCCGCAACACCGGGCTGGACCGGGCCGTCGGCGAGTACGTGTGGTTCCTCGACGGCGACGACTGGCTGGCGCCGGAGTGCCTGACCGAGGTGGCCGAGCGGTTGCGGGCCACCCGTCCGGACGTGCTGCTCGTCGACCACGTCCGCACCCACTGGAACGACACCGCGACCCGCAGCGCGATGGCAGAGGTGTTCCCGGAGTCCCCCGGAGCGGACACCTTCCGGCTGCGGGACCGGCCGGAGGCGATGCGCCTGCTGCACACCGCGTGGAACCGGCTGGTCCGCAGGGAGTTCCTCGTCGACCTGGGGCTGCGCTTCGCCCCCGGCTGGTACGAGGACGTCTCGTTCAGCTACCCGGTGCTGATGGCCGCGCGGCGGATCGGCGTACTCGATCGGGTCTGTGTCAACTACCGGCAGCGCCGCGCGGGCGCGATCACCCGGACCCGCGGTGACCGGCACTTCGAGGTCTTCGCGCAGTGGCACCGGGTCTTCGACCTGATGGATGCGTGGCGGCCGGCGACGGACGCGCTGCGACCGGCGGTCTTCGAGCGGATGATCTGGCACTACCTGACGGTGCTCGGCAACGGCCAGCGGATCGCCCCCGAGCTGCGGCCGGCGTTCTTCGCGCAGATCACCGCCGACTACGAGCGCTGGTTGCCGGCCGGCGGCTACCCGGTGCCGGGTGGGGTCGAGGGAATCAAGCACCGGCTCGTCGCCGCCGGGCGCTGGCGGACCTTCAGCGCGTTGCGGGCGGCCGGCCGGGCCCGCGACGTCGCCCGCCGGCAGGCCCGCGCCGCCCGACGCGCTGTCGGCCCGGTCGCCCGCCGGGGTGCGCGGTTGACCCGCGAAGGGCTGCTCCGCGAGTACTACCGGACGGAGTTGCGCCGGCCGATCGATCCGACGCTCGCCGCGTACGCGGCCTACTGGTACCGCGGCTACTCCTGCAACCCGGCGGCGATCTACGAGGCCGCCCGGCGGTTGGCGCCCGGACTGCGCGGGGTGTGGATCGTCCGTCGGGACCGGGTGGACACCGTGCCGCCCGGGGTGGAGTACGTGGTCGCCGGCACCCCGGCGTACTACCGGACGCTGGCCCGCGCCCGGTGGCTGGTCAACAACGTCAACTTCCCGGACTTCGTCCGCAAACGAGCGGGGCAGGTGCACCTGCAGACCCACCACGGAACGCCGGTCAAGGTGATGGGCCTGGACCAGCAGCGGTACCCGGTCGGCGCGGGCCGGATGGACTTCGCCGGGCTGCTGCGCCGGGTGGACCGGTGGGACTACAGCGTCAGCGCGAACAGCTTCTCCACCCAGATGTGGGACCGGGCGTACCCGGCCACGTACACCACCCTGGAGGTGGGCTACCCGCGCAACGACCGGCTGGTCACCGCCGGCCCGGACGAGGTACGTCGGCTCCGCGCCGAGTTCGGCCTCGACCCCGACGAGCAGGTCGTCCTGTACGCCCCGACGCACCGCGAGCACCTGCCCGGCTACCGGCCACCGTTCGACCCGGACCAGTTCGTGCGGGCGCTCGGTGAGTCGGGTCGGTTGCTCATGCGCAGCCACTACTTCCACGACCGGGAACGGCGCCCCGGCCGGCCGGGGGACTGGCAGCGGGTACGCGACGTCAGCGGCCACCAGCGGGTGGAGGATCTGTACCTGGTGGCCGACGTGCTGGTCACCGACTACTCGTCGGCGATGTTCGACTACGCGGTGCTCGACCGGCCGATAGTGCTCTACACCCCGGACTGGGAGGCGTACCGGCTGGCCCGGGGGGTGTACTTCGACGTCACCGCGGAGCCGCCGGGCGCGGTGGCCAGCACCTTCGCCGACCTGCTGGACCTGTTCCGCGCCGACGCGGTGCGCTCGGACGCGGCGACGAAGGCCCGCGAGCACTTCCGGGCCCGGTTCTGCACGTTGGACGACGGGCACGCGGCGGAGCGGGTGGTCCGCCGGGTCTTCCTCGGCGAGCCGGGCGAGCGGTCCGGGCGCTGCTGA
- a CDS encoding ABC transporter ATP-binding protein: MSTVTLKDVTKVFRDGTLAVDSINLDVNDGEFMVLLGPSGCGKSTVLRMIAGLEDPTQGAVMLDGELANDLPPRDRKIAMVFQDFALYPHMTVGDNIAFPLRLAGVEPAPRGERVSDVASALGIGDVLARKPGQLSGGQRQRVAMGRAIVRRPGLFLMDEPLSNLDSGLRAELRAEISGLTRELGVTTVYVTHDQAEALTMADRVAIMRRGVLQDVGTPTQVYGRPATLYVAAFLGSPRMNLLEASVYVHLDRYVTLNLGDQALYLPWNDIRSRAVAHYHGERIVVGMRAEALTPVAPDSPGDVLRGRIRYLEHHGHESLAFLDIGATAIMVDEMGTPLDPPPVGQRGLRRFSSVMQRLTGKPVETPEPAPAAGNQTSVLPDPGRHHRRPAELAVRLAPYPAVSAGHPLAVSVRMDALHFFDERGDRIDVGWR, translated from the coding sequence GTGAGCACCGTCACGCTCAAGGATGTGACCAAGGTCTTCAGGGACGGCACGCTTGCCGTCGACAGCATCAACCTCGACGTGAACGACGGCGAGTTCATGGTGCTGCTCGGCCCGTCCGGCTGCGGCAAGTCCACAGTGCTGCGGATGATCGCCGGGTTGGAGGACCCGACCCAGGGCGCCGTCATGCTCGACGGGGAGCTGGCGAACGACCTTCCGCCGCGGGACCGCAAGATCGCCATGGTCTTCCAGGACTTCGCGTTGTACCCGCACATGACGGTCGGCGACAACATCGCCTTTCCGCTGCGGCTGGCCGGGGTCGAGCCGGCGCCCCGGGGCGAGCGGGTCAGCGACGTGGCGAGCGCGCTGGGCATCGGCGACGTGCTGGCCCGCAAGCCGGGCCAGCTCTCCGGCGGGCAGCGGCAGCGGGTGGCGATGGGCCGGGCGATCGTCCGCCGGCCGGGCCTCTTCCTGATGGACGAGCCGCTGTCCAACCTCGACAGCGGGCTCCGGGCCGAGCTGCGCGCCGAGATCTCGGGCCTGACCCGGGAGCTGGGCGTCACCACCGTCTACGTCACCCACGACCAGGCCGAGGCGCTCACCATGGCCGACCGGGTGGCCATCATGCGCCGGGGCGTGCTCCAGGACGTGGGCACACCCACCCAGGTGTACGGCCGGCCGGCGACGCTCTACGTGGCCGCGTTCCTGGGCAGCCCGCGGATGAACCTGCTGGAGGCGTCGGTCTACGTCCACCTCGACCGGTACGTCACGCTCAACCTCGGTGACCAGGCGCTCTACCTGCCCTGGAACGACATCCGCAGTCGTGCGGTCGCGCACTACCACGGCGAGCGGATCGTCGTCGGCATGCGGGCCGAGGCGCTCACCCCGGTAGCCCCGGACAGCCCTGGCGACGTGCTGCGCGGTCGGATCCGCTATCTGGAACACCACGGGCACGAGTCGTTGGCGTTCCTCGACATTGGAGCGACAGCGATCATGGTCGACGAGATGGGCACGCCGCTCGACCCCCCGCCGGTGGGCCAGCGGGGCCTGCGCCGGTTCAGCTCGGTGATGCAGCGACTCACCGGTAAGCCGGTGGAGACCCCGGAGCCCGCCCCGGCTGCCGGCAACCAGACCAGCGTGCTTCCCGATCCGGGTCGGCACCACCGCAGGCCGGCGGAGTTGGCGGTGCGGCTGGCGCCGTACCCGGCGGTCAGCGCCGGGCACCCGCTCGCCGTGTCGGTGCGGATGGACGCGCTGCACTTCTTCGACGAGCGCGGCGACCGGATCGACGTGGGTTGGCGTTGA
- a CDS encoding beta-phosphoglucomutase family hydrolase, with amino-acid sequence MLGLPAHVSACLFDLDGVLTQTARVHNAAWKQTFDEFLQQRATLSGEPFQPFDPGPDYNRYVDGRPRADGVRAFLASRGIVLPEGSPDDPPDADTVNGVGNRKNVLLLDQLRTSGVEVYPGSVRYLEAARAAGLRRAVVTASANGREVIAAAGFEPLLEARVDGLVTRAQGLRGKPHPDTFLAGARLLGVDPTRAAVFEDALSGVAAGRAGGFGYVVGVDRVGQADELRAHGADIVVTDLADLLDVADPPAPTRTTAALPTGERGSA; translated from the coding sequence GTGCTGGGCCTACCTGCTCATGTGTCCGCCTGTCTCTTCGACCTGGACGGTGTGCTGACGCAGACCGCCCGGGTGCACAACGCCGCCTGGAAGCAGACGTTCGACGAGTTTCTCCAGCAGCGCGCCACCCTCTCCGGCGAGCCGTTCCAACCGTTCGATCCGGGGCCGGACTACAACCGTTACGTGGACGGCCGGCCCCGCGCCGACGGCGTCCGGGCGTTCCTCGCCTCCCGTGGGATCGTGCTGCCCGAAGGCAGTCCGGACGATCCACCGGACGCCGACACCGTCAACGGCGTCGGCAACCGCAAGAACGTCCTGCTCTTGGACCAGCTGCGTACCTCGGGGGTGGAGGTCTACCCGGGCTCGGTGCGCTACCTGGAGGCGGCGCGCGCCGCCGGCCTGCGCCGCGCCGTGGTCACCGCCAGCGCGAACGGGCGCGAGGTGATCGCCGCCGCGGGGTTCGAACCGCTGCTGGAGGCCCGGGTCGACGGGCTGGTCACCCGCGCGCAGGGGCTGCGTGGCAAACCGCACCCCGACACGTTCCTCGCCGGGGCCCGGCTGCTCGGCGTCGACCCCACGCGGGCCGCCGTGTTCGAGGACGCGCTTTCCGGGGTGGCCGCCGGTCGTGCCGGTGGGTTCGGCTACGTGGTCGGCGTCGATCGGGTCGGGCAGGCCGACGAGTTGCGCGCGCACGGCGCCGACATCGTCGTGACCGACCTCGCCGACCTGCTCGACGTCGCCGACCCGCCCGCGCCGACCCGCACCACCGCCGCGCTGCCAACCGGCGAGCGGGGCTCCGCGTGA